The region CTACAGTTGATGAAATCTGTCAGTGAATGTTGTCATGTCAACTgccaaaatcagcaaaaaaaatgagaagCCTGCTAAAGTAAGCAGAATGAATTTGGGACTGATCAGATGTCTTCCTGGTGGTATTCTGTGAGTGGGGTGaattcagagagaaaaactaTAATAAACTTCAAACCACTCTTAGTAAAGACAGTAAGAGAAGTAATCATTGTCTTTAATGTGCTGAGAAATATTTGGTACCGTAGATTAAGTTCCTTACTGTTGACAagttcctcttcttcctcttttactGTTATCCTAATTTCTGTGTtgctttcctgctgctgctcttcagttTCCTCTGGCATGGTACAATCCTCACTCCCGGACACCTGGTCAGGAGCTTCTTCTACTGTGGAAAACAACGAATCACAGTTAAAATCAAAGACATTAATGTTTCTTTTAATATACAAGAAGAAGGCAATTTTGAATCTCATCTTTATGTACCACACAAAggttcctcttcttcctcctctttcacaaTTACATTCATTTGTGGACTGGATGTGGCGTCTTCCTGTCGGTCTTCTGGTTCCCTCTGGTTACTTTCGTGCTGAGTTGCTTTGTCACAGTTAACGCCCTCTGAAGAACGGGGCTCAACTCGACAGGGTAAACTCTGTCTGCCAGACGCCTGTAAAAACAGATACATATGAACAAAATGAGGCAACAACCATATTATAATGTTTAAAGAACTAcaatgcagaagaaaaaaaagaaaatctcaatgaaattatgacaaaaaaaatacagattccACATTGACACTGCTGTGTATTGTCAGTACCTCAGAGCTGATATTGTTGGTCAGGTCTTTCTGGGATGATTCACCAGCTGGAGCTTGGACTGGGCCTGAGATGACACCTGAAACGGATTCATTTTTGTTCTGTGTACATGACCGTTTGTGGTTTCTGAGAGTTCCTGCCAGTGAAAAATGCCTCCCACAGTCTGTGCAGGTGTACGGCTTTTCTCCGGTGTGGATCCTGGTGTGTCTCCGGAGCTCTCCAGGAGCTACAAAAGACTTATCACACTGTGTGCAGCTGTAAGGTTTCTCTCCCGTGTGAGTCCGCATGTGTGTTGTCAGTGTCCACTGCTGCGCAAATGTCTTCCCACAGTCAGAGCAGTGGTAGGGTGTAATGCCAGTATGGAGGCGCTCGTGTCTCACAAGAGTACCGGACAAGGCAAACCGCTTGTCACAGAAAGAGCACTGGTAGGGCCTCTCTCCAGTGTGAGTCCTCTGATGATCTCTCAGCTCGGCTGCTGAGTTACAGCTCTTATCGCAGTCCGAACACGGAAACTTCTTCCTCGTAAAGCCAGCGACAACCTCAGAGTGCATCGCctctaaatgtgttttcaggtgcCAGTGACGAGAaaagctcttcagacagatggAGCAGTGATACGGCCTCTCGCCGGTGTGTGTCCGCCGGTGTAGCCTGAGCTCCCCCTGACTGGCAAATCGTTTCTCACAGAAAGTGCATGGGAATggcttctctcctgtgtggacCCTTTCATGGATCATGAGAAGTCCTTTCTCTGGAAACCTCTTTTCACACATGGAGCAGGGGAAAGGCCTCTCTCCTGAGTGAGTGCGTAGGTGGCGCTGAAGTTTAGAGGCGTAAGGGAAGTCTTTGCCACAGACCGAGCAGCTGTGAAGAGACGGCGGTTTTTCATTCTCAGCCTGATCAAATGTCTTTGAGGGAGCCTCTACAATTCCAATGCCAGGGACGGCACGCTCTCCTGTGtgaacagaaagacacaaacaacactttattcaggaaaacaaaaagaagaatcCTTTCGTAAACAATGAATCCCACAGCACAACAAATATTATCTGTAGTTCGTTAGAACCACCACAAAACTTACAAAGTCAGCAACTCAAAAACGTATAGTTGAACAAAGCTACTATTCATTACATGACTGTTATTTTGGATTCCATCATAACGTTCTTTTCCCGTCCCAAAGTGTACTGTATACTTTGCTGTTGCAATTCTGATGTACTCACTGAGATCTGAGAAATCGACTTCCTCCCCATCAGAGTTGATCAGACCTCCTATTTCTTGCTGATCTTCCTCTGCGATTATCACAGTTGGTCCAAAGTCGTCTGGGTTTTCAGAGCCCATCTCTCAACTGTAGCCTACAACCTTGTAGAGGTGAACAATCAAGAGTCAGTAAACAGAAATTCAATAAGCAATTTATAACAAGTGAGTGAATATATATGGCAAAGACAAGACTAAAAACGTCCCAGCTGTGGCAGACAAGTGAGAATCCACTGCTATTGTGGACTCTTTGGACTATTAAGTTGTCATTTGCAATGTTTACATGCATACAATGAGTGCTATACAATGATGAGTATGTCAATTATAGCCCTATTACAGATGGACTGTTGTCTACtgctaaaaaaaataccatttcactttattttattcattagtATCTCACAGATATCATATTTAGGCTTCTAGTCATTAGGATTAAAAGCCTCAGCTGTGTGCAAACGTAGTGATGATGTGGatgaaacatatttttgtttcagATATTTTTACAACTCAGTGAGCCACACAAGTAATTACTACTACTGTTTCGATGCTCATTACTCGTTTGTCATTTGTCAATTCCAAATATTTGCTGGTTAaagctcctcctgctgctttgcCATAtctcattgtaaactgaatattttagaGCTTTGGTTATTTGGTCACATGAGACTAGAAATTTGACTCCATCATTTTGGGCTTGGATTATAACAATATAGAGAAAAAATAATCGGGAAAATTAACTTCAGATCAGATCAACAGATcaagataatgaaaataatcatttgcaGCTCTGGTGTGCTTTATCTCATAGTGTTGT is a window of Toxotes jaculatrix isolate fToxJac2 chromosome 4, fToxJac2.pri, whole genome shotgun sequence DNA encoding:
- the LOC121181067 gene encoding zinc finger protein 835-like; this encodes MGSENPDDFGPTVIIAEEDQQEIGGLINSDGEEVDFSDLRERAVPGIGIVEAPSKTFDQAENEKPPSLHSCSVCGKDFPYASKLQRHLRTHSGERPFPCSMCEKRFPEKGLLMIHERVHTGEKPFPCTFCEKRFASQGELRLHRRTHTGERPYHCSICLKSFSRHWHLKTHLEAMHSEVVAGFTRKKFPCSDCDKSCNSAAELRDHQRTHTGERPYQCSFCDKRFALSGTLVRHERLHTGITPYHCSDCGKTFAQQWTLTTHMRTHTGEKPYSCTQCDKSFVAPGELRRHTRIHTGEKPYTCTDCGRHFSLAGTLRNHKRSCTQNKNESVSGVISGPVQAPAGESSQKDLTNNISSEASGRQSLPCRVEPRSSEGVNCDKATQHESNQREPEDRQEDATSSPQMNVIVKEEEEEEPLCVEEAPDQVSGSEDCTMPEETEEQQQESNTEIRITVKEEEEELVNMSGEDPDCVPDSKSQSPLLSPGQEQFNNNLTKSSYCCGLCGRDCHKMSALQIHMRIHSGEKPYQCTLCGKQFTQKGQLKGHQKVHTGEKPFSCPDCGKSFAHSGAMNRHRLTHTGERPYHCSVCDRSFNQSGRLREHEKIHFGEKFDCPECEKSFTRASSLKNHFRLHTGERPYGCDVCGRGFSRSQSLRLHKRKHELIQTEGESAFSVKNDEFSQSDDNSPINMCITDKNDL